GACACCGGGCAAAGAAGGAAAATATTGTCCAGGAGGATTGTTCATTTTCCAGCTCATTTGACGGTGTCGGTCCGCTCCGTTCGGTCGCGGTATATCCAAAAAACTCCGCTAAACTGCCGCTGATGGTTCTGCAATGCGGATATAACGGCGGTCGTGATCTTTTGCTGTTTTTCGCCAAACGGATGGCCGCCCGCGGTTATTTTTGCGTGTGTAACGGCCGGCGCGGAAAGGCCGGACAGCCGGGACAGCACGATGACGGCGGCATTGAGATCATGGATATTTATGACAGCATTCGGGCGGCCATCGCAAAATATGGCGACAAAGTGGATGCTTCCAGAATATCAATCATCGGTTACTCCAACGGCGGCGGAAATGTTTTTTCCGTCATGGTGCGCTTTCCATATTTATTTCGCGGCGGCCTGGCCCTTTTCGGGATTACCGATTACGGAAAATGGGCTTCCTCCGGTCATTTTACGAAAGAAGTGACCAATGCGGTGGGCGGAATACCGGAACAGGTGCCGGATAAATATCTAGTCAGGAACGCCGTCTTGGCGGCGGGCAACTTGCGCGGCGCGCGTTTTCATATTGCCTATGACGAAAAAGAGACTACCTGCCCTGTTTCCATGGATGAAGCGTTCGTGGAAGCGGCAAAGAAAAATGGGTATAATAATATTTTCGTTCATGTCAGCAAGATTACGGATATCAATCGCTGGTTTCACGGCTATAATGACACAAAAAACAATCTTTCCCCGATTGAAGACGTTTTTATGGATGAT
This genomic stretch from Kiritimatiellia bacterium harbors:
- a CDS encoding prolyl oligopeptidase family serine peptidase, with translation MAARGYFCVCNGRRGKAGQPGQHDDGGIEIMDIYDSIRAAIAKYGDKVDASRISIIGYSNGGGNVFSVMVRFPYLFRGGLALFGITDYGKWASSGHFTKEVTNAVGGIPEQVPDKYLVRNAVLAAGNLRGARFHIAYDEKETTCPVSMDEAFVEAAKKNGYNNIFVHVSKITDINRWFHGYNDTKNNLSPIEDVFMDDIEKNPLPPPQMGPAGEFVVPGFIVTPCFTCVVGRGDDAVANVNYQFTEKSVKFTFTPISSDKNAGARITLPQNTPHKETDVIINGKSAGIIKDGLSLKAETTINGTVEFRMNNQ